In Pecten maximus chromosome 10, xPecMax1.1, whole genome shotgun sequence, one genomic interval encodes:
- the LOC117335838 gene encoding uncharacterized protein LOC117335838, whose protein sequence is MSHKNTMSPTIIDEMNEEKLHELCENLEKYQSYCHSLCEYVNNPVTSINGSSVPFYILQQFAYDQEKLANIKNPEMTKFVAAIADTACLLGTVPYPPGGLYEVSMTKPSIILNDKTIANLAQERDHNKQQIRVAIENHVTSSVRSLLKANEGFFRACTKRQGLNTRYVWTKVNSINVSVIAEDVISRASKRKFKVLGSSDLKKAANWLSPKIKRKACFPPGGLCFSKNRSGFRFKISGRTDAAKPLPGFFDTRSDLRVKCKMGLLHGTVGFGWIRKSALSKEKTWGMFVHPPTYGF, encoded by the exons ATGTCTCATAAAAATACGATGTCACCAACAATTATCGACGAAATGAACGAGGAAAAACTGCATGAACTTTGCGAAAA TTTGGAGAAGTACCAGAGCTACTGTCATTCACTGTGCGAGTACGTGAACAACCCTGTCACTTCCATCAATGGCAGTTCTGTCCCCTTCTACATACTCCAGCAATTCGCGTACGACCAGGAGAAATTGGCCAACATCA AGAATCCAGAAATGACTAAATTTGTTGCCGCCATAGCCGACACTGCCTGTCTCCTAGGAACTGTTCCGTATCCCCCCGGTGGATTATATGAAGTGTCCATGACAAAACCTTCCATAAT ATTGAACGACAAGACGATAGCCAATTTGGCTCAGGAAAGGGATCACAATAAACAGCAAATACGAGTTGCCATAGAAAATCACGTGACTAGCTCGGTGAGGAGTTTGTTAAAGGCAAACGAAGGATTCTTCAGGGCATGTACCAAACGACAAGG GTTGAATACACGATATGTTTGGACAAAGGTTAACAGCATCAACGTCTCCGTGATAGCCGAGGATGTGATTTCACGTGCGTCAAAAAGAAAATTCAAG GTACTTGGAAGCTCCGATCTGAAGAAAGCGGCAAACTGGCTCAGTCCTAAAATCAAGAGAAAGGCGTGCTTTCCACCAG gtggtttgtgtttctctaAGAACCGAAGTGGGTTCCGGTTTAAGATTTCCGGAAGAACAGACGCCGCGAAACCCTTGCCTGGTTTCTTTGACACACGATCAG ATCTGCGCGTGAAGTGCAAGATGGGGTTGCTGCACGGTACAGTCGGGTTCGGCTGGATCCGGAAGTCAGCCTTGAGCAAGGAGAAAACTTGGGGCATGTTTGTTCATCCTCCTACATACGGGTTCTGA